The segment GTTATTGGTGGAAAAATTGTCGGTAATGCAGATATTGTTATTACCGGTGTTGCCGGTATTGAAACTGCAAAAGAGGGGGATATTACCTTTGTTAAGGATACTTCCGTAATTCCCCTGTCCCTTACAACCAGCGCTTCTGCAGTGGTTGTACGCCAAGAGATTCAGGCGCTTAAAAAACCGCAAATTATTACAGAGAACCCATTCCATGCCTTTATCAAATTGATGCATGTTATAGCCCGTGAGAGATATGGGCGTCCGGCCGGCATGCATCCAACAGCTATTATTAGTGAAAAGGCTGCTATCGGAAAAGAAGTTTCCATAGGCGCCTGCGTTATTGTTGAAGATTATGTAAAGATAGGAAACGGTGTTACTCTTTATCCGCATACTTTTATTGGTAGAGAAAGCTGTATTGGTGACGGGTCCGTTATCTATGCAAATGTAACCATTCGGGAGGGGGTCACTCTTGGGAAGCGGGTTATTGTTCACTGTAACAGTACCATTGGAGATGATGGATTTGGTTATCTTCAAGCAGACGGCGTCCATACCAAGATACCACAGATAGGAACAGTTGTGATCGGGGATGACGCTGAGATTGGTTCCATGGTGACAATTTGCCGTGCTACGCTTGATAAAACGGTTATTGGAAACGGAGTGAAAATAGATAATCATTCACATATTGCACACAATGTTGTTATAGGAGATAATACCATGCTCATCGCTTATGCAAAGATTGCGGGAAGCACAAAAATCGGAAAAAATGTTATGATTGCCGAGGATGTAGGCATTACTGATCATGTAACTATCGGTGATAATTGTGTTATTGGTGGGGGTTCCAACGTATATAAAAGTCTGGATCCCGGCACTATGGTGTGGGGTTCCCCGGCTAAACCGATTAATGAAGAAAAACGAATTCAGGTATTAATCAGAAAATTGCCGCAAATGTATAATACGATAAGGAAATTTATGAAAAATCACCATGCTGAATAGTATTTTCACCGAAAACATATTTTTTCTTAGTTTTACAGTTTACTTAAAATAATGCTTGCATTATGTCCGCCGAAACCAAACGAATTGGAGAGAACCCTCTTCACCTCTTTTTCCCGGGCAATGTTGGGAGTGAAATCCAGTCCCATACATTCAGGGTCTGGTGTTTCATAATTAATAGTTGGAGGAATCACTCCT is part of the Candidatus Jettenia sp. AMX2 genome and harbors:
- the lpxD gene encoding UDP-3-O-(3-hydroxymyristoyl)glucosamine N-acyltransferase, with protein sequence MKYTLGQIQSVIGGKIVGNADIVITGVAGIETAKEGDITFVKDTSVIPLSLTTSASAVVVRQEIQALKKPQIITENPFHAFIKLMHVIARERYGRPAGMHPTAIISEKAAIGKEVSIGACVIVEDYVKIGNGVTLYPHTFIGRESCIGDGSVIYANVTIREGVTLGKRVIVHCNSTIGDDGFGYLQADGVHTKIPQIGTVVIGDDAEIGSMVTICRATLDKTVIGNGVKIDNHSHIAHNVVIGDNTMLIAYAKIAGSTKIGKNVMIAEDVGITDHVTIGDNCVIGGGSNVYKSLDPGTMVWGSPAKPINEEKRIQVLIRKLPQMYNTIRKFMKNHHAE